A stretch of Octopus bimaculoides isolate UCB-OBI-ISO-001 chromosome 23, ASM119413v2, whole genome shotgun sequence DNA encodes these proteins:
- the LOC106883007 gene encoding beta-1,3-galactosyl-O-glycosyl-glycoprotein beta-1,6-N-acetylglucosaminyltransferase isoform X1: MNFRRKVSSIRKFNSTLVILFILIMIVIMFTSRKRKSIPMLKSEFVRKTFMTLSNRKVDSFNCAKIYDNDFRTSPELEKEAKKYPHPAQDLLKLSANCSRFITERGYFMNSMTIEEESFPIAYGIFFYNQVTQMEQLLRAIYRPQNIYVIHLDQKAAIHDYHVVKSITECFPNVFLSSKRFNIKWGDFSLVEADLVVMRDLLRFSSWRYYINLCGMDFPLKTNLQIIRFLRGLNGENIVDLDFRSWIHRWRRALKQKPVPHNITLAKGSHYVAVTRDFINYTVNNQIAQELINWLRNTTIPDESVYPTIFYNTHIGSPHPYNSSYSQIYKLAKHVVWQTENKDKNICYGSYRRAVCVFGLQDLKRITLEKYLFANKFYRNLPYACLEEWHFNKTRDEYLNLVNNMPLQSNWWGWWKRIKEWDYRKQCND; this comes from the exons ATGAACTTTCGGAGAAAAGTGTCTTCAATAAGAAAATTTAATTCAACACTTGTAATTTTATTCATCCTTATTATGATAGTAATAATGTTTACTAGCAGGAAAAGAAAGTCAATACCAATGTTAAAATCAGAATTTGTAAGGAAAACTTTCATGACACTATCAAATCGCAAAGTTGATTCTTTTAACTGTGCCAAGATTTATGATAACGATTTTCGAACATCACCTGAATTAGAGAAGGAAGCAAAGAAATATCCACATCCTGCACAAGACTTGTTGAAGCTGTCAGCAAACTGCTCAAGGTTTATAACTGAAAGAGGATACTTCATGAACAGTATGACAATAGAAGAGGAATCGTTCCCAATTGCCTATGGAATATTCTTTTATAATCAAGTCACACAAATGGAACAACTTCTAAGAGCAATATACCGTCCACAGAACATATATGTCATCCATCTGGACCAAAAAGCTGCCATTCATGACTACCATGTTGTCAAATCAATTACTGAATGCTTCCCAAATGTGTTTCTAAGCAGTAAAAGATTTAATATAAAGTGGGGTGATTTTAGTCTTGTTGAAGCAGATCTGGTAGTGATGAGAGATTTGTTGCGCTTTTCATCATGGCGTTATTACATTAATCTCTGTGGAATGGACTTCCCTTTAAAAACTAATCTTCAGATAATCAGGTTTCTTCGAGGACTTAATGGCGAAAATATTGTCGACCTTGACTTCAG AAGTTGGATACATAGATGGAGGAGAGCATTAAAACAGAAACCGGTACCACACAATATCACTTTAGCTAAAGGGTCACATTACGTTGCAGTAACTCGAGACTTTATAAACTATACAGTCAATAACCAAATTGCTCAGGAATTAATAAATTGGCTAAGAAACACAACTATTCCAGATGAATCTGTATACCCCACCATTTTTTATAATACACATATTGGATCACCACATCCTTATAATA GTTCATATTCTCAGATTTACAAACTGGCAAAACATGTTGTTtggcaaacagaaaataaagacaaaaatatatgttaCGGATCTTATAGACGTGCTGTATGTGTTTTTGGACTTCAAGACCTCAAACGAATTACTTTAGAAAAATATCTGTTTGCAAACAAATTCTATAGAAACTTACCATATGCCTGCTTGGAAGAATGGCATTTTAATAAAACACGTGATGAATATTTGAATCTGGTCAACAACATGCCCCTACAGAGTAACTGGTGGGGATGGtggaaaaggataaaagaatggGATTACAGGAAACAATGTAATGATTAA
- the LOC106883007 gene encoding beta-1,3-galactosyl-O-glycosyl-glycoprotein beta-1,6-N-acetylglucosaminyltransferase isoform X2 yields MNFRRKVSSIRKFNSTLVILFILIMIVIMFTSRKRKSIPMLKSEFVRKTFMTLSNRKVDSFNCAKIYDNDFRTSPELEKEAKKYPHPAQDLLKLSANCSRFITERGYFMNSMTIEEESFPIAYGIFFYNQVTQMEQLLRAIYRPQNIYVIHLDQKAAIHDYHVVKSITECFPNVFLSSKRFNIKWGDFSLVEADLVVMRDLLRFSSWRYYINLCGMDFPLKTNLQIIRFLRGLNGENIVDLDFRSWIHRWRRALKQKPVPHNITLAKGSHYVAVTRDFINYTVNNQIAQELINWLRNTTIPDESVYPTIFYNTHIGSPHPYNSTHSHLYKLAKFVAWKGENLCSGSYKHSVCILGLQDLKYVILKEHIFANKFEENLAYACMEEWYFNKTRDEYLNLANDMRIQGNGWGW; encoded by the exons ATGAACTTTCGGAGAAAAGTGTCTTCAATAAGAAAATTTAATTCAACACTTGTAATTTTATTCATCCTTATTATGATAGTAATAATGTTTACTAGCAGGAAAAGAAAGTCAATACCAATGTTAAAATCAGAATTTGTAAGGAAAACTTTCATGACACTATCAAATCGCAAAGTTGATTCTTTTAACTGTGCCAAGATTTATGATAACGATTTTCGAACATCACCTGAATTAGAGAAGGAAGCAAAGAAATATCCACATCCTGCACAAGACTTGTTGAAGCTGTCAGCAAACTGCTCAAGGTTTATAACTGAAAGAGGATACTTCATGAACAGTATGACAATAGAAGAGGAATCGTTCCCAATTGCCTATGGAATATTCTTTTATAATCAAGTCACACAAATGGAACAACTTCTAAGAGCAATATACCGTCCACAGAACATATATGTCATCCATCTGGACCAAAAAGCTGCCATTCATGACTACCATGTTGTCAAATCAATTACTGAATGCTTCCCAAATGTGTTTCTAAGCAGTAAAAGATTTAATATAAAGTGGGGTGATTTTAGTCTTGTTGAAGCAGATCTGGTAGTGATGAGAGATTTGTTGCGCTTTTCATCATGGCGTTATTACATTAATCTCTGTGGAATGGACTTCCCTTTAAAAACTAATCTTCAGATAATCAGGTTTCTTCGAGGACTTAATGGCGAAAATATTGTCGACCTTGACTTCAG AAGTTGGATACATAGATGGAGGAGAGCATTAAAACAGAAACCGGTACCACACAATATCACTTTAGCTAAAGGGTCACATTACGTTGCAGTAACTCGAGACTTTATAAACTATACAGTCAATAACCAAATTGCTCAGGAATTAATAAATTGGCTAAGAAACACAACTATTCCAGATGAATCTGTATACCCCACCATTTTTTATAATACACATATTGGATCACCACATCCTTATAATA GTACACATTCTCACCTTTACAAATTAGCAAAATTTGTTGCCTGGAAGGGAGAAAATCTATGTTCTGGATCTTATAAACACAGTGTATGCATTTTGGGGCTTCAAGATCttaaatatgttatattaaaaGAGCATATTTTCGCAAATAAATTTGAGGAAAACTTAGCATATGCTTGCATGGAAGAatggtattttaataaaacaCGTGATGAATATTTGAATCTAGCCAATGACATGCGTATCCAGGGTAATGGATGGGGGTGGTGA